In the genome of Solibacillus silvestris, one region contains:
- a CDS encoding ATP-dependent DNA ligase produces the protein MKPMLLTDVPDIPLGDDWLYEAKYDGYRCILVWDKGKNIPELKSRNGNVLNEKFPEIIRFCKSIYAEIEPYLPLIFDGEIVYLINHFQSKFSFVQKRGKMTNQKNIESNSKTFPCHYIVFDLLRLKGKDKGNSRLTTRKQLLSDLFERLNLLDTVQYNDSKRLQAIDVFENPHLLWQKVTSHNGEGIIAKKRSSKWLENTRTKSWQKIKNWKHVNVILTKFDQLNGFFNGAIYQEDMLMEVVSFKHGLSEEESKTLIAFFKSKGTVKEKSIFEIPPSICVTVACIDFDGSKLREPRFHSFQHYLDVSECNWQQMQRQLNPIPESVIVTHPDKPVFPASHITKDDYLYYLQKVAPMMMPFLQDRLLTVIRYPHGVPGESFYQKNYIENLPEFITTPLVDDTHFILCNNLESLLWLGNQLALEFHIPFQPVSSEQPTEIVFDLDPPSVHEFGLAVDAAVKFKTIMDYFKLTSFIKTSGGKGMQIYIPLPLHTFSYEDTGVFTEFICRFLVQQFPDSFTIERMKKNRGKRLYLDYVQHREGKTIVAPYSPRGNNKGLIATPLLWEEVNEKLTPDLFTIPNIIKRLERMADPFKNFREVGERQPFQAALDQITGK, from the coding sequence GTGAAACCTATGTTATTAACCGATGTACCGGATATTCCATTAGGTGACGATTGGTTGTATGAGGCAAAGTATGACGGTTATCGCTGTATTTTAGTTTGGGACAAGGGCAAAAATATTCCTGAGCTGAAAAGCCGAAATGGGAATGTATTAAATGAAAAATTTCCAGAAATCATTCGTTTCTGTAAGAGTATTTATGCTGAAATCGAACCATATTTACCGCTGATTTTTGACGGAGAAATCGTTTATTTAATCAATCATTTTCAAAGTAAATTCTCGTTTGTGCAAAAACGTGGAAAAATGACGAATCAAAAAAATATCGAATCAAATTCAAAGACATTTCCATGTCATTATATTGTGTTTGATTTACTGAGATTAAAAGGGAAAGATAAGGGAAATAGCCGGTTAACAACAAGAAAACAATTATTATCCGATCTTTTTGAACGGCTCAATTTACTTGACACTGTTCAATATAATGATTCAAAGAGACTTCAAGCGATTGATGTATTTGAAAATCCGCATTTACTTTGGCAAAAAGTAACGTCCCATAATGGGGAAGGGATCATTGCGAAAAAGCGCAGCAGCAAATGGCTGGAAAATACGAGAACGAAAAGCTGGCAGAAAATAAAAAACTGGAAACATGTAAATGTCATCCTCACGAAATTTGATCAATTAAACGGTTTTTTTAATGGTGCAATCTATCAAGAAGACATGCTTATGGAAGTGGTTTCGTTTAAACATGGTTTGTCCGAGGAAGAAAGCAAAACATTGATCGCCTTTTTTAAATCGAAAGGGACAGTGAAGGAGAAAAGTATATTCGAGATTCCCCCTTCAATTTGCGTAACCGTTGCCTGTATTGATTTCGATGGCAGTAAATTGAGAGAGCCGCGCTTTCATTCGTTCCAACATTATCTGGACGTTTCCGAGTGCAACTGGCAGCAAATGCAGAGACAATTAAACCCGATTCCGGAAAGTGTCATCGTCACCCATCCGGACAAACCGGTTTTTCCTGCTAGCCATATTACAAAGGATGACTATTTGTATTATTTACAGAAGGTAGCGCCCATGATGATGCCTTTTCTGCAGGACCGGTTATTGACGGTCATCCGTTATCCGCACGGAGTACCCGGTGAAAGCTTCTACCAGAAAAACTATATCGAAAACTTGCCGGAATTTATCACAACTCCGTTAGTAGACGACACCCATTTTATCTTGTGCAATAATCTCGAATCCCTACTGTGGTTGGGAAATCAGCTCGCTTTGGAATTTCATATTCCGTTCCAGCCGGTCAGTTCAGAACAGCCGACTGAAATTGTATTTGATTTGGATCCACCTTCCGTTCATGAGTTTGGATTGGCGGTAGATGCTGCTGTAAAGTTTAAAACGATAATGGATTACTTTAAACTGACAAGCTTTATCAAAACGTCTGGAGGAAAGGGCATGCAAATCTATATCCCATTGCCACTGCACACATTTTCTTATGAAGATACGGGTGTATTTACCGAGTTTATATGCCGATTTCTCGTACAGCAATTTCCTGATTCGTTTACAATCGAGCGGATGAAGAAAAACAGGGGGAAAAGGCTGTATTTGGATTATGTCCAGCATCGGGAAGGCAAAACGATTGTGGCACCATATTCACCACGCGGCAATAATAAAGGATTAATCGCCACTCCGTTATTATGGGAAGAAGTAAACGAGAAATTAACGCCTGATCTTTTCACGATTCCAAATATAATAAAACGTCTGGAACGCATGGCGGATCCTTTCAAAAATTTCAGGGAAGTGGGTGAGCGGCAGCCATTCCAAGCTGCTCTAGATCAAATAACTGGGAAATAA
- a CDS encoding aminoglycoside adenylyltransferase: MIKEATLDQASAAAHLALLLWPGNDLQEFVQNMEDVITNQNSTIFLAFNDEEPMGFAQCQLRFDYVEGTHSTPVGYLEGLYVVEASRRQHFAQQLVQACEHWAKAKGCTEFASDCELSNKDSLNVHLKLGFTEANRIVCFTKKL, from the coding sequence ATGATTAAAGAAGCGACACTGGACCAAGCATCTGCAGCAGCTCACCTTGCTTTACTCCTTTGGCCAGGTAATGATTTACAAGAATTCGTACAGAACATGGAAGACGTTATTACAAACCAGAACAGTACTATTTTCTTAGCATTTAACGATGAAGAACCAATGGGGTTTGCACAATGTCAGCTCCGGTTTGACTATGTGGAGGGTACACATTCCACACCGGTTGGCTATTTGGAAGGCTTATATGTAGTAGAGGCTTCCCGTAGACAGCATTTCGCACAACAGTTAGTACAAGCATGTGAACATTGGGCTAAAGCAAAGGGATGTACAGAGTTTGCGAGCGACTGCGAATTGTCTAATAAGGACAGTTTAAACGTTCATCTTAAATTAGGCTTTACAGAAGCGAACCGCATTGTCTGTTTTACGAAAAAACTTTAA
- a CDS encoding metal-dependent hydrolase, with product MDVKFPIGPLQVPEQVTLANVKEWLQQTESFTTRLREVVDSLNEEQLNKTYREGAWTVRQLVHHIADSQLNMYQRLKLALTDDNPTVPGFNQEKWAVLPDNDLPVESSIKMLEGINERIVSLGQRITEDQLKREFTHETNGPITVAKKLAKLAWHEEHHFAHIKIALSN from the coding sequence ATGGATGTAAAGTTTCCTATTGGTCCATTGCAAGTACCTGAACAGGTGACACTTGCCAATGTAAAGGAATGGTTACAACAAACGGAATCATTTACGACACGTTTAAGAGAAGTGGTCGATTCATTAAATGAAGAGCAGTTAAACAAAACTTACCGCGAAGGTGCCTGGACAGTTCGTCAGCTTGTTCATCATATTGCTGATTCACAGCTGAACATGTATCAGCGGCTGAAGCTGGCACTAACGGACGATAACCCGACAGTGCCGGGATTTAATCAAGAAAAGTGGGCAGTACTGCCAGACAATGACTTACCTGTAGAAAGTTCGATTAAAATGCTTGAAGGTATTAATGAGCGGATCGTTTCGTTAGGTCAACGTATAACTGAAGACCAGCTAAAACGTGAATTTACACATGAGACAAACGGGCCAATCACAGTAGCCAAAAAATTAGCGAAATTGGCATGGCATGAAGAGCATCATTTCGCTCATATTAAAATCGCCCTATCAAATTAA
- a CDS encoding Ku protein — translation MHTVWKGSISFGLVNIPVKLHAATENKDVKLRQLHKECHTPISYKKVCEGCQAEVKDEDIVKAYEYTKNKFVVLDEEDLENLRKENEDKSVEIIDFVKLEEIDPIYFEKTYYLSPDNTGGKAYVLLRKTLEESGKIGVAKITIRSKEQLAIVRVYKNTLVMEIIHFPDEVRDVGDVPNIPSVEAVVQKELDTALMLVEQLTTEFDPTKYTDDYRTALMQLIEEKKTESTVVANEKRPLPDNVTDLMSALQASLDKTKKPKTRKRATTTRTKKNA, via the coding sequence ATGCATACTGTCTGGAAAGGTAGTATTAGTTTTGGCTTAGTAAATATTCCCGTAAAGCTACATGCCGCAACTGAAAATAAAGACGTTAAACTTCGGCAGCTCCATAAGGAATGCCATACACCGATCAGCTACAAAAAGGTGTGTGAAGGATGTCAGGCAGAAGTAAAAGATGAAGATATCGTAAAGGCATACGAGTATACAAAGAACAAATTCGTCGTTTTGGATGAAGAGGATTTGGAAAACTTGCGTAAAGAAAATGAGGACAAATCCGTAGAGATTATAGATTTTGTTAAGCTGGAAGAAATTGATCCGATTTATTTTGAAAAAACATACTATTTATCACCTGATAATACAGGTGGAAAAGCTTATGTCCTATTACGAAAAACGTTGGAGGAATCAGGTAAAATCGGTGTCGCTAAAATTACGATCCGGTCAAAAGAGCAATTGGCCATTGTCCGTGTCTATAAAAATACATTAGTTATGGAGATCATTCATTTCCCGGATGAAGTGCGAGATGTCGGGGATGTACCGAATATACCAAGTGTTGAAGCAGTCGTGCAAAAGGAACTGGATACGGCCCTTATGCTTGTTGAACAATTGACAACAGAGTTTGACCCAACCAAATATACGGATGATTACCGTACAGCGCTCATGCAGCTGATCGAGGAAAAGAAAACGGAAAGTACGGTTGTGGCAAACGAAAAACGACCGCTACCTGATAATGTGACCGATTTAATGTCCGCATTACAAGCATCCCTGGATAAGACGAAGAAGCCGAAAACGAGAAAACGTGCAACCACTACAAGGACGAAAAAGAATGCATAA
- a CDS encoding GCN5 family acetyltransferase gives MEFKRMEESDLATCTNTFIKVFNAEPWNDNWNDESAHQYLSDYYNTPNFLGVIAIENGVLLGFIMGVQRKWYSGDEYFIHEMCVDQTLQNKGIGKAMLNYLEIQLKEKSVESMTLLTNRNIPAEHFYKNNGFDEFERLVFLYKEIK, from the coding sequence GTGGAATTTAAAAGAATGGAAGAATCCGATTTAGCAACATGTACAAATACATTTATAAAAGTATTTAATGCAGAGCCGTGGAATGACAACTGGAACGATGAAAGTGCGCACCAGTATTTATCCGATTACTACAATACCCCAAATTTTCTAGGTGTAATTGCTATCGAAAATGGTGTACTCCTTGGCTTTATAATGGGCGTGCAACGGAAGTGGTATAGTGGCGATGAATATTTCATCCATGAAATGTGCGTCGATCAAACGTTGCAAAATAAAGGAATTGGAAAAGCGATGCTCAACTATTTAGAAATCCAGTTGAAAGAGAAATCAGTTGAATCGATGACACTACTCACAAACCGAAATATTCCAGCAGAACATTTTTATAAAAACAATGGCTTTGATGAATTTGAACGTCTCGTCTTTTTATATAAGGAAATAAAATAG
- a CDS encoding protein-L-isoaspartate O-methyltransferase translates to MPRKLVAAIKEHALPFNEHGLNKIVDSIGNAQIVMIGEASHGTSEFYTVRAELTKLLINQKGFNIIAVEGDWPSAQAVNRYVKGYEDDNATATTILKESFNRWPQWMWANEEVKEFVEWLKDKNDTLSNKVGFYGIDLYSLFESMDEVIHFLSENPKYKADFEHAKKAFSCFEPYNRMPEHYALSTAQFTDECVREVTDLLKSLRNNKEQYSNKHEEDLNVMMNALVAKNAETYYREMMQDAISWNTRDSHMVEAINELLKYHGNDAKIIIWEHNTHIGDASATSMKEDEMINVGQLIREQYGMDNTFAIGFGTYEGTVIAADSWGDPLQIIQVPSSKLNTWEGQLHAAGGQDKILIFTDENRKLFNDRIGHRAIGVVYHPEYEVYGNYVPSNIGSRYDAFIYIEQTKALKPL, encoded by the coding sequence ATGCCAAGAAAACTGGTAGCTGCAATAAAAGAGCACGCCCTTCCCTTTAACGAACATGGTTTAAATAAAATTGTCGATTCGATTGGAAATGCCCAAATTGTGATGATCGGTGAAGCGTCGCACGGTACATCGGAGTTTTACACAGTCCGCGCAGAGTTAACTAAACTTCTGATCAACCAAAAAGGGTTTAATATAATCGCTGTTGAAGGAGACTGGCCATCTGCACAGGCAGTAAACCGCTATGTAAAAGGTTATGAAGATGACAATGCAACTGCCACAACAATTTTAAAGGAATCTTTTAACCGGTGGCCGCAATGGATGTGGGCAAATGAAGAAGTAAAAGAATTCGTAGAGTGGCTAAAGGATAAAAATGACACATTGAGCAATAAAGTCGGGTTTTATGGTATTGATTTATACAGTCTCTTTGAATCGATGGATGAAGTAATACACTTTTTATCTGAAAACCCTAAGTATAAAGCAGATTTTGAGCACGCAAAGAAGGCATTTTCCTGCTTTGAACCTTACAACAGAATGCCCGAACATTATGCCCTTTCCACTGCTCAATTTACGGATGAATGTGTCCGTGAAGTAACAGATTTGCTGAAATCACTGCGAAATAACAAGGAACAGTACTCGAATAAACATGAGGAAGATTTAAATGTCATGATGAATGCGCTTGTCGCGAAAAATGCTGAAACGTATTACCGCGAAATGATGCAGGATGCAATCTCGTGGAATACACGCGATTCACATATGGTGGAAGCGATTAATGAATTATTGAAGTATCACGGTAATGATGCAAAAATTATTATTTGGGAACATAATACACATATCGGAGATGCATCCGCCACAAGCATGAAAGAAGATGAGATGATCAACGTCGGTCAACTTATTCGTGAACAATATGGAATGGACAATACTTTTGCGATCGGCTTCGGGACGTATGAAGGTACGGTCATCGCTGCTGACAGCTGGGGAGATCCTTTGCAAATAATCCAAGTTCCCTCTTCCAAACTCAACACATGGGAAGGACAGCTCCACGCAGCTGGCGGACAAGATAAAATACTGATTTTTACTGATGAGAATCGGAAATTATTCAATGATCGGATTGGCCATCGTGCAATTGGTGTAGTCTACCATCCTGAATATGAAGTATACGGAAATTATGTTCCATCCAATATTGGTTCAAGATACGATGCATTTATTTACATTGAGCAGACGAAAGCTTTAAAACCTTTATAA
- a CDS encoding AraC family transcriptional regulator gives MDTVETLQGILEFIDENITENISPDILAAQAGYSTWHFSRVFQWGTGYSVMTYVRNRRLAFAAHELSSGKRILDISVEYGFETHSGFSKAFRRYYGCSPGTYRLHAHCGRPFPPSLTCTYKYFIGGIVMEPKFVTLSAIKLAGYAIKTTSTGGENSTAIPAFWDDYMSGGKMEKLHSENFIKKHDEYGVCFPEDPTTGEFEYVIGVEPKAGAKIADEYHICEVPPATYAVFSTPPSDAKNFVAAIQGTWNYIFNEWFPKSGFEYAPGCNDFELYDDRCMLDEGKICDIYIPVVKSQK, from the coding sequence ATGGACACAGTAGAAACTTTACAGGGAATTTTAGAGTTTATCGATGAAAATATTACTGAAAATATCAGTCCGGATATTTTGGCTGCACAAGCGGGTTATTCAACTTGGCATTTCAGCCGGGTATTCCAATGGGGTACCGGATATTCGGTGATGACCTATGTCCGGAACCGACGACTTGCATTTGCTGCACATGAACTTTCTTCAGGCAAACGGATTCTCGATATTTCAGTGGAATATGGGTTTGAGACACACTCTGGATTCAGTAAAGCTTTTCGGCGTTATTACGGCTGTTCACCAGGAACTTACCGTTTGCATGCGCATTGTGGCCGACCATTCCCGCCAAGCTTAACCTGTACGTACAAATACTTTATCGGAGGAATTGTTATGGAACCTAAATTTGTTACACTGTCTGCTATTAAACTTGCCGGATATGCCATTAAAACAACGTCAACTGGCGGAGAAAACTCTACAGCAATCCCAGCTTTTTGGGATGACTATATGAGCGGCGGAAAAATGGAAAAACTTCACTCGGAAAACTTTATTAAAAAGCACGATGAATATGGGGTATGCTTCCCGGAAGACCCGACAACCGGAGAGTTTGAATATGTAATCGGTGTCGAACCAAAAGCTGGGGCAAAAATTGCTGACGAATACCATATTTGTGAAGTCCCTCCCGCAACTTATGCCGTATTTTCTACACCCCCTTCTGATGCTAAAAACTTTGTAGCTGCCATTCAGGGAACATGGAATTATATTTTTAATGAATGGTTTCCTAAGTCGGGGTTCGAGTATGCACCAGGTTGTAATGACTTTGAACTATACGATGACCGTTGCATGCTTGATGAAGGGAAAATTTGCGATATCTATATTCCGGTAGTGAAGTCACAAAAATAA
- a CDS encoding uroporphyrinogen-III decarboxylase, which translates to MIVEDTKFAELDLNKLEAIKQLEQKLNVTLIAYDLSPSHSNHHKDAPIVINPS; encoded by the coding sequence ATGATTGTGGAAGATACAAAATTTGCAGAACTGGATTTGAATAAACTCGAGGCAATTAAACAACTGGAACAAAAATTAAATGTCACGTTGATTGCTTATGACTTATCCCCGAGTCATTCAAACCACCATAAGGATGCTCCTATAGTGATTAATCCTTCTTAA
- a CDS encoding lactoylglutathione lyase encodes MSKSFIEQVHYIRIPVKDLEVSAQWYSDILGFQLLNNTEERAILKVNEGPFLLILVPTEDETFAHFTIDNNQEFSIGFTSPELSKFHQHLIDHQVTVEDIKEDNGHAFFHFYDPNGNKLQVHW; translated from the coding sequence TTGAGTAAGTCATTTATTGAACAAGTCCATTATATTCGAATTCCTGTAAAGGATTTAGAAGTGTCTGCACAATGGTACAGTGATATATTAGGGTTCCAATTACTAAACAATACTGAGGAAAGAGCCATTTTAAAAGTAAATGAAGGACCATTCTTATTAATCTTAGTTCCTACTGAAGATGAAACATTTGCACATTTCACAATTGATAATAACCAGGAATTTAGCATTGGCTTCACGAGTCCTGAACTATCTAAATTTCATCAACACTTAATTGATCATCAAGTTACGGTCGAAGATATAAAAGAAGATAATGGGCATGCCTTTTTCCACTTTTATGACCCAAATGGGAATAAACTTCAAGTTCACTGGTGA
- a CDS encoding acetyl-CoA hydrolase — MGKDLSQFIRNEAFLNKVVSAEEAASWIEDGMNLGMSGFTLFGEPKEFPLALSKRGEQENFKVNLYTGASLGPTADQSMAEAGIINLRVPYQGNAIMRGKINNGEIYYIDQHLSHTAEEVRKGSLGKIDYAIIEAAAITEDGLVIPTGSVGNSPIFVEKAENVIIEINTTAPKAYEGLHDIYVQKAQGERKEIPIYNTGDRIGEIGIKVDPAKVKGIVLSEQPDIPSPLFEPNEETQKIADNLLAFLANEVEVGNLPESLAPLQSGVGSVANAVLNGMQKSQFKDLEVFSEVLQDGVFDLIDAGIVKFAAGTAFSLSKKRVDSLAEDLEKYKDKIMFRPQEISNNPEVIRRLGVISFNTAIEVDIYGNVNSTHVNGTKIMNGIGGSGDFARNARITIFVTSSLAKNGAISTIVPFVSHIDHTEHDVDVIVTEQGYADLRGLPPVKRAEKLIEIAHPKYKEQLRAYFEEAKEKVGGQTPHILEKAFSFHNNLKENGTMLFEDDKIKH; from the coding sequence ATGGGAAAAGATTTAAGTCAGTTCATCAGAAATGAAGCGTTTTTAAACAAAGTTGTTTCAGCAGAGGAAGCCGCGTCTTGGATTGAAGACGGCATGAATCTGGGAATGAGTGGTTTTACACTTTTCGGAGAGCCTAAAGAATTTCCTCTTGCACTTTCTAAACGGGGAGAGCAGGAAAATTTCAAAGTAAATCTATATACAGGGGCATCATTAGGTCCCACTGCCGACCAATCGATGGCAGAAGCAGGCATCATCAACTTACGTGTGCCTTATCAAGGTAATGCGATTATGCGCGGTAAAATCAACAACGGGGAAATTTACTATATTGATCAGCATTTATCACATACAGCGGAAGAAGTACGTAAAGGTTCACTAGGTAAAATTGATTATGCGATTATTGAAGCAGCAGCAATTACAGAAGACGGTCTCGTGATTCCGACAGGTTCTGTAGGGAACTCACCGATTTTTGTAGAAAAAGCTGAAAACGTAATTATCGAAATTAATACAACAGCCCCAAAAGCATATGAAGGGCTTCATGATATTTATGTTCAAAAAGCACAAGGCGAGCGTAAAGAAATTCCTATCTACAATACAGGGGACCGAATTGGTGAAATCGGAATTAAAGTCGATCCTGCGAAAGTAAAAGGGATTGTTTTATCGGAGCAGCCGGATATTCCGTCACCATTATTCGAGCCAAACGAGGAAACACAGAAAATTGCCGATAATTTATTAGCATTCTTGGCAAATGAAGTGGAAGTAGGGAATTTACCGGAATCTTTAGCGCCGCTACAATCAGGCGTTGGTTCGGTAGCAAATGCCGTATTAAACGGCATGCAAAAGTCTCAATTTAAAGATCTTGAAGTATTCTCGGAAGTACTGCAGGATGGTGTGTTTGACCTGATTGATGCGGGTATCGTTAAATTCGCGGCAGGTACAGCATTCTCGCTTTCCAAAAAGCGCGTGGACTCACTAGCGGAAGACTTAGAAAAGTACAAAGATAAAATTATGTTCCGACCACAGGAAATTTCAAATAACCCGGAAGTAATTCGTCGCTTAGGTGTTATTTCGTTTAACACAGCAATTGAAGTCGACATTTACGGTAACGTCAACTCAACTCATGTTAACGGCACAAAGATTATGAACGGTATTGGCGGTTCTGGTGACTTTGCACGTAATGCACGCATTACTATTTTCGTTACATCTTCATTAGCGAAAAACGGAGCTATTTCAACAATCGTTCCATTCGTTTCACATATCGACCATACAGAACACGATGTCGATGTCATCGTAACGGAGCAGGGCTATGCGGACCTTCGTGGACTTCCACCAGTGAAGCGAGCAGAGAAATTGATTGAAATTGCACACCCGAAATATAAAGAACAGTTACGTGCTTATTTCGAAGAGGCAAAAGAAAAAGTAGGCGGCCAAACACCGCATATCCTTGAAAAAGCATTCTCATTCCATAACAATTTAAAAGAGAATGGGACAATGTTATTTGAAGACGACAAAATTAAACACTAA
- a CDS encoding glutathione peroxidase — translation MSIYNYLVKKTNGEILSMETYRDQVMLIVNTASNCGFTFQYEDMQKLYERYAAKGFTVLSFPCNQFGEQNPEDGETSARQCKLQFGVTYPVFDKIDVNGKETHPLFNYLKHEVDCPEFVRDTMQQKHLYNTIQTNYPDYLIGRNIRWNFTKFLVDQNGRVIQRFEPDASFLDIENAIEQLLETAAV, via the coding sequence ATGAGTATTTATAATTATTTAGTGAAAAAAACGAACGGTGAGATCCTGTCAATGGAAACTTATCGTGATCAAGTGATGTTGATTGTGAATACGGCAAGTAACTGCGGATTTACTTTTCAATATGAAGACATGCAAAAGTTATATGAACGCTATGCAGCAAAAGGGTTCACAGTACTATCATTTCCATGCAACCAATTTGGCGAGCAGAACCCGGAAGACGGAGAAACGTCCGCAAGACAATGCAAGCTACAGTTCGGTGTTACATATCCAGTATTTGATAAAATCGATGTGAATGGCAAAGAGACTCATCCGCTATTCAACTACTTAAAACACGAGGTTGATTGTCCGGAATTTGTACGTGATACAATGCAGCAAAAACATTTGTACAATACAATTCAAACAAACTATCCTGATTATTTAATCGGCCGCAATATTCGCTGGAATTTCACGAAGTTCCTAGTAGACCAAAACGGCCGTGTCATTCAACGTTTTGAGCCGGATGCTTCATTCCTGGATATCGAAAATGCGATTGAACAGCTTTTGGAAACTGCAGCTGTATAA